Part of the Labrenzia sp. PHM005 genome is shown below.
TTCTAGGAGGGCAAAAAAGAGACATGTTCCCATAGGTAAAGGTTTTCTTATGCTCCGAAATTCCTTGCGCAGGCCAGTCAAGGCGCTTGCTGTTTCCTTTCTGGCACTGACGCTCGGATCGGCTTCCCTGTCCGCGGCCGAACCGGACGACGTAGTTGCAAAAGTTGGTGATGCAGTCATCACCGAAGCCGATATTGCATTTGCCGCCCAGGACTTGGGCCAGGAGCTTCAGCGGTTTCCACCGGCACAATGGCGCCAATTGCTGCTGGATGTGATGATCGATATGGAATTGTTGGCTTTGGCTGCCAGAAAAGACGGACTTGATCGGGATCCTGAATTCCAGAAACAACTTGAATTTCTGGAACTGCGTGCGCTTCGCAACGCTTATCTCGGCCAGAAGATTAACAGTGCCATCACCGATGACGACGTCAAAGCCGCATACGAGAAAGAGTTTGCGGATTTCGAAGGTCCTGAAGAGATCAATGCTCGTCACATTCTGGTAAAGGAAAAGGCGGAAGCTGAAGCCATTATCAAAGAACTGGATGGCGGTGCGGACTTCGTCGAACTGGCGAAAGAAAAATCCACTGGCCCGTCCGGCCCGGGTGGCGGAGATCTCGG
Proteins encoded:
- a CDS encoding peptidylprolyl isomerase, producing the protein MLRNSLRRPVKALAVSFLALTLGSASLSAAEPDDVVAKVGDAVITEADIAFAAQDLGQELQRFPPAQWRQLLLDVMIDMELLALAARKDGLDRDPEFQKQLEFLELRALRNAYLGQKINSAITDDDVKAAYEKEFADFEGPEEINARHILVKEKAEAEAIIKELDGGADFVELAKEKSTGPSGPGGGDLGYFGKGQMVPPFEEAVFALEPGAYTKEPVETQFGWHVIKLEDKRRQEKPALDSVEANLRQQLMRERYDARMTELKDEYAVEILDEKLANAGNEAPASE